The following coding sequences are from one Kallotenue papyrolyticum window:
- a CDS encoding glycosyltransferase family 39 protein, with translation MALQEVVAMVRRGTWRTPGWRLVLGMLCWLAALAAFSGDVLAWGVGQSLAGLGLALALTALYLVPGLAVLCLTRGLAGMAWAERASLAFAVGIACPPLLLEVAYLLGLPWNRAATIGYVLLAALVLVMWARSRTWQAGLCRPAPVDALLGGVVLVAALVRLYVVRDLPVGLWGDSYQHTMMTQLLVDKRGLFTSWQPYAPLTTFTYHYGFHANAAFLHWLTGLPVRRSVVIVGQVFNVAALTGVYLLAARLTGKRWAGVWAAALIGFYNTQPAYYVNWGRYTQLTGQVLLPAVILAWITLLEQDRFDMRGSLLAALLTAGLMLTHYIVTIFGVVLVGSYLLLRLARVEHGSQFWRRVGRIAPALALALLLALPWLLNTLDGYLVRNTAGFVQQRVDPSRIENAARLRALPPFFIKGPLLALAALGALLAWRRRSWQALVPGVWTLGLLLLMTPQVVGLPGAGVIDWFAVYIALYLTLGPLAGYALALLQHRLAQGWPHATLALATLMLIALSVWGVRWQRQIVDAQYQLVTPADMAAMEWIRANTPPDALFHVNMFPAYGGTLFAGSDAGWWIPLLTGRASTLPPLTYGSERGETPDYYRQVNDFGYALREHRLPSEEAIRLLRERGVQYIYSGAHRGQDDPIDVAALRAHPAFEVVYEREGVVIVRLRGE, from the coding sequence ATGGCGCTCCAAGAGGTGGTGGCAATGGTCCGTCGCGGTACCTGGCGGACGCCGGGTTGGCGGCTGGTGCTGGGGATGCTATGCTGGCTGGCGGCGTTGGCTGCGTTCAGTGGCGATGTGCTGGCCTGGGGCGTGGGTCAGTCGCTGGCGGGCCTGGGCCTGGCGCTGGCGTTGACGGCGCTGTATCTGGTGCCTGGCCTGGCGGTGCTATGCCTCACGCGTGGCCTGGCGGGCATGGCTTGGGCCGAAAGGGCAAGCCTGGCCTTCGCAGTGGGCATCGCCTGTCCGCCGCTGCTCTTGGAGGTGGCCTACCTGCTGGGGCTGCCATGGAACCGGGCGGCGACCATCGGCTATGTGCTGCTGGCGGCGCTCGTGCTCGTCATGTGGGCGCGGAGCCGGACTTGGCAAGCCGGGCTGTGCCGACCCGCCCCGGTCGATGCGTTGCTGGGCGGCGTCGTGCTGGTAGCGGCGCTGGTGCGCCTCTATGTGGTGCGCGATCTGCCGGTCGGGCTGTGGGGAGATTCCTACCAGCACACCATGATGACGCAATTGTTGGTGGACAAGCGTGGCCTGTTTACCTCCTGGCAGCCCTACGCGCCCCTGACGACCTTCACCTATCACTATGGTTTTCATGCGAATGCTGCCTTTCTGCACTGGCTGACCGGCCTGCCCGTCAGGCGTAGCGTGGTAATCGTTGGTCAGGTCTTCAACGTCGCCGCGCTGACCGGCGTCTATCTGCTCGCGGCGCGGCTCACCGGCAAGCGCTGGGCAGGCGTCTGGGCGGCGGCGTTGATCGGGTTCTACAACACGCAGCCGGCCTACTACGTCAATTGGGGGCGCTATACGCAGTTGACCGGACAGGTGTTGCTGCCGGCGGTGATCCTGGCGTGGATCACGCTGCTGGAGCAGGACCGGTTCGATATGCGCGGCAGCCTGTTGGCGGCGCTGCTGACCGCTGGTCTGATGCTGACGCACTACATCGTCACGATCTTCGGCGTCGTGTTGGTGGGCAGCTATCTCCTCCTGCGTCTGGCCCGCGTCGAGCACGGCAGCCAGTTCTGGCGCCGCGTGGGGCGCATCGCGCCGGCGCTGGCGCTCGCGCTGCTGCTGGCCTTGCCCTGGCTGCTCAACACGCTCGATGGCTACCTGGTGCGCAACACCGCCGGCTTTGTGCAGCAGCGTGTGGATCCGAGCCGTATCGAGAATGCAGCCCGCCTGCGTGCCCTACCGCCCTTTTTTATCAAGGGGCCGTTGCTGGCGCTGGCAGCGCTCGGTGCGCTGCTGGCCTGGCGGCGCCGGTCCTGGCAGGCCCTGGTGCCAGGAGTATGGACGCTGGGTCTGCTGCTGCTGATGACGCCGCAGGTCGTGGGCCTGCCCGGCGCGGGCGTGATCGACTGGTTCGCGGTGTATATCGCGCTGTATCTGACGCTCGGTCCGCTGGCCGGCTATGCACTGGCGCTGCTCCAGCACCGGCTGGCGCAGGGCTGGCCGCACGCCACGCTGGCGCTGGCAACTCTGATGCTGATCGCGCTCAGCGTGTGGGGCGTGCGCTGGCAACGGCAGATCGTCGATGCACAGTACCAACTGGTGACGCCGGCAGACATGGCTGCCATGGAGTGGATTCGCGCCAATACACCACCTGATGCGCTGTTTCACGTCAACATGTTTCCGGCCTACGGCGGCACGCTCTTCGCCGGCTCGGACGCCGGCTGGTGGATCCCACTGCTGACCGGTCGCGCCTCGACGCTGCCGCCGCTGACCTACGGCAGCGAGCGCGGCGAGACACCCGACTACTACCGCCAGGTGAACGATTTCGGATACGCGCTGCGCGAGCATCGCCTGCCGAGCGAGGAGGCGATCCGCCTGCTGCGCGAGCGGGGCGTGCAGTACATCTACAGCGGCGCGCACCGCGGCCAGGACGATCCGATCGACGTTGCCGCTCTGCGCGCGCATCCCGCCTTCGAGGTGGTGTACGAGCGCGAGGGCGTGGTGATTGTACGGCTGCGCGGCGAATAA
- a CDS encoding methyltransferase domain-containing protein produces the protein MTAQAKLDEPGIAQAFAEMPFDQFGRYHMLREAVDACRVALGVARLSVLDVGGYYERDGVPTLPIMSFLPADQITVLDIVACDLPGYVQGDGTALHFNDSSFDLVVSLDTLEHIPAERRARFWDELLRVARHGVLLLAPFATPEVEAAETLLFAFIQTMLHAEHQQLKEHRVYGLPVLGDWLRFLGQRGLVTQTYPTGFVHGWLGMMLIKHLWLRIAPGAEAQRLIDGYYNRFCFPTERRQPAYRYLIVAEKTPGLVAAVDRALRPTLLPDLDDPAGGWQHVLVPTLLAVLQGQLTTLDTHHQQQIAHYQQQISALERVLADQQILINHLHQEVAAAHARAEQQAAALRDLTERAAWLDQQASTLRHQLAAVQQGRLMRLLNALARRNAQ, from the coding sequence ATGACAGCTCAGGCGAAGCTCGATGAGCCGGGCATTGCACAGGCCTTTGCGGAGATGCCCTTTGATCAATTCGGTCGCTATCATATGCTACGCGAGGCGGTGGACGCCTGCCGTGTGGCGCTGGGCGTGGCGCGACTCAGCGTGTTGGATGTCGGCGGCTACTACGAGCGCGATGGCGTTCCCACGCTGCCGATCATGTCTTTCCTGCCCGCCGATCAGATCACCGTGCTAGATATCGTCGCCTGCGATCTACCGGGCTATGTCCAGGGCGACGGCACCGCGCTGCACTTCAACGACAGCAGTTTCGATCTCGTCGTATCGCTGGACACGCTGGAGCACATTCCTGCCGAGCGGCGCGCGCGTTTCTGGGATGAGCTGCTGCGCGTGGCGCGCCACGGCGTGCTGCTGCTAGCGCCGTTTGCCACGCCCGAAGTCGAGGCTGCCGAAACGCTGCTGTTCGCGTTTATTCAAACCATGCTTCACGCCGAGCACCAACAGCTCAAGGAGCATCGCGTTTATGGCCTGCCGGTGCTGGGGGACTGGCTGCGCTTCCTGGGCCAGCGCGGCCTGGTGACGCAGACCTATCCTACCGGCTTCGTCCATGGCTGGCTGGGGATGATGCTGATCAAGCATCTCTGGCTGCGCATCGCACCCGGCGCTGAGGCGCAGCGCTTGATCGATGGGTACTACAACCGCTTTTGCTTCCCGACCGAACGTCGACAGCCGGCCTACCGTTACCTGATCGTCGCCGAGAAAACGCCCGGCCTGGTCGCCGCGGTCGATCGGGCGCTCCGGCCAACGCTGCTGCCCGACCTCGACGATCCGGCGGGTGGCTGGCAGCATGTGTTGGTGCCCACCCTGCTGGCCGTGCTGCAGGGCCAGCTCACGACGCTTGATACGCATCATCAGCAGCAGATCGCGCACTATCAGCAGCAGATCAGTGCGCTGGAGCGCGTGCTGGCCGATCAGCAGATCCTGATCAACCACCTTCACCAGGAAGTGGCTGCCGCGCACGCGCGTGCTGAGCAGCAGGCTGCTGCCCTGCGCGATCTGACCGAACGGGCGGCCTGGCTGGATCAACAAGCCAGCACGCTGCGGCACCAGTTGGCCGCGGTGCAACAAGGGCGCCTCATGCGACTGTTGAATGCCCTTGCGCGAAGGAACGCCCAATGA